From the genome of Sporolituus thermophilus DSM 23256, one region includes:
- the uvrA gene encoding excinuclease ABC subunit UvrA produces the protein MKDCIIVKGARQHNLKNIDLEIPRDKLVVITGLSGSGKSSLAFDTIYAEGQRRYVESLSAYARQFLGQMDKPDVDYIEGLSPAISIDQKTTSRNPRSTVGTVTEIYDYLRLLFARAGRAFCPKCGRPISQQTVEQMVDQLLALGEGTRLIILSPLVRGKKGEHQKVFEDIRKNGFVRVRVDGQVMDVTDDIRLEKNKKHTIEAVVDRIVIRDGISQRLADSLEVALNLGGGLVTVDVVGAKELVFSQNFACPDCGISLPEIAPRMFSFNSPYGACPDCTGLGNNMEIDPALVVPDGSKALIDGAIAALSKNVNSYFMCQLEAVLEHHGYSLYDTWDSLPEEMKRLILWGGGETRYTFTYENMYGEEKTYHAVFEGVIPLLNRRYREATSDSVREEIEEFMSAKPCPACKGARLKPEALAVKVGGKNIYEVTRLTVAECQEFLQSLDLTERERTIARQILKEINARLGFLLNVGLDYLTLDRAAGTLSGGEAQRIRLATQIGSGLVGVLYILDEPSIGLHQRDNNRLLATLKRLRDMGNTLLVVEHDEDTMYAADHIIDIGPGAGAGGGKVVAQGPVEVIKACEESITGAYLSGRKFIPVPARRRQPNGKWIEVVGARENNLKNLTVRFPLGLFTVVTGVSGSGKSTLVNEILYKGLASRLNGSRLRPGEHDDIRGLEFIDKIIDIDQSPIGRTPRSNPATYTSLFDAIREVFSQTPEAKMRGYKPGRFSFNVKGGRCEACRGDGIIKIEMHFLPDVYVPCEVCKGARYNRETLEVKYKGKNIAQVLDMVVDEAVEFFQNIPKIHRKLQILQDVGLGYIKLGQPATTLSGGEAQRVKLATELARRSNGKTLYILDEPTTGLHTADIHRLLDVLQRLVDAGDTVVVIEHNLDVIKTADYIIDLGPEGGVRGGAIVAQGTPEEVAEVPASYTGQFLRPVLAKGIRV, from the coding sequence ATGAAAGACTGTATTATTGTCAAGGGAGCAAGACAGCACAACCTGAAAAATATTGACCTGGAAATTCCGCGCGACAAGCTGGTGGTGATTACCGGTCTAAGCGGGTCGGGCAAGTCGTCGCTGGCGTTTGACACTATTTACGCCGAGGGCCAGCGGCGCTATGTCGAGTCGCTGTCGGCCTACGCCCGGCAGTTTCTCGGCCAGATGGACAAGCCGGACGTGGACTATATCGAGGGCTTGTCGCCGGCCATTTCCATCGACCAAAAGACGACCAGCCGCAACCCCCGCTCGACGGTGGGCACGGTGACGGAAATCTACGACTACCTGCGCCTGCTCTTTGCCCGGGCGGGACGGGCGTTTTGCCCGAAATGCGGGAGGCCCATCAGCCAGCAGACGGTGGAACAGATGGTTGACCAGCTGCTGGCTTTGGGCGAAGGCACCAGGCTGATCATCCTGTCCCCCTTGGTGCGGGGCAAAAAAGGCGAACACCAAAAGGTGTTTGAGGATATCCGCAAAAATGGCTTTGTCCGCGTCCGCGTCGACGGCCAGGTTATGGACGTGACCGACGACATCCGGCTGGAAAAAAATAAAAAGCATACTATCGAAGCCGTTGTCGACCGCATCGTTATCCGCGACGGCATTAGCCAGCGCCTGGCCGACTCGCTGGAGGTGGCGCTGAACTTGGGCGGCGGCCTGGTGACCGTCGACGTGGTCGGCGCTAAGGAGCTGGTTTTCAGCCAAAACTTCGCCTGTCCGGACTGCGGCATCAGCCTACCGGAGATCGCGCCGCGCATGTTCTCGTTCAACAGCCCTTACGGCGCCTGCCCCGACTGCACCGGCCTGGGCAACAACATGGAAATCGACCCGGCCCTGGTCGTCCCCGACGGCAGCAAGGCCCTTATTGACGGGGCGATCGCCGCCCTCAGCAAAAACGTCAACTCCTATTTCATGTGCCAGCTGGAGGCGGTCCTGGAGCACCATGGCTATTCTCTCTATGATACCTGGGACAGCCTGCCGGAGGAAATGAAACGCCTCATTCTGTGGGGCGGCGGCGAGACGCGCTATACCTTTACCTATGAAAATATGTACGGCGAGGAAAAGACCTATCACGCTGTGTTCGAGGGCGTCATTCCGCTGCTGAACCGCCGGTACCGCGAGGCCACGTCGGACAGCGTGCGGGAGGAGATCGAGGAATTTATGAGCGCCAAGCCCTGCCCGGCGTGCAAGGGGGCGCGCCTCAAGCCCGAGGCGCTGGCCGTCAAGGTGGGCGGCAAAAATATCTATGAAGTGACGCGGCTGACGGTGGCCGAATGTCAGGAATTTCTCCAGTCCCTCGACCTGACCGAGCGTGAGCGCACCATCGCCCGCCAAATCCTGAAGGAAATCAATGCCCGGCTGGGTTTTCTCCTTAATGTCGGGCTGGACTATCTGACCCTTGACCGGGCGGCGGGGACGCTTTCCGGTGGCGAGGCCCAGCGCATCCGGCTGGCGACCCAGATCGGCTCCGGCCTGGTCGGGGTGCTGTATATTCTCGACGAACCCAGTATCGGCCTGCACCAGCGCGACAACAACCGCCTGCTGGCCACGCTCAAGCGGCTGCGCGACATGGGCAATACGCTCTTGGTGGTTGAGCATGACGAGGATACCATGTACGCCGCCGACCACATCATCGACATCGGCCCGGGGGCGGGCGCCGGCGGCGGCAAGGTCGTGGCCCAGGGACCGGTGGAGGTTATTAAGGCTTGCGAAGAATCAATTACCGGCGCGTACTTAAGCGGCCGCAAGTTCATTCCCGTGCCGGCCCGGCGGCGCCAGCCCAACGGCAAATGGATCGAGGTCGTGGGCGCGCGGGAAAACAACCTGAAAAACCTCACGGTCCGCTTTCCTTTAGGCTTGTTCACGGTCGTGACCGGCGTTTCCGGTTCCGGCAAGAGCACGCTGGTCAACGAAATTTTGTACAAGGGGCTGGCCAGCCGGCTAAACGGCAGCCGCCTGCGGCCGGGTGAGCACGACGACATCCGCGGCCTTGAATTTATCGATAAAATTATCGATATCGACCAGTCGCCGATCGGCCGCACGCCCCGGTCCAACCCGGCGACCTATACCAGCCTGTTTGACGCCATCCGCGAGGTGTTCAGCCAGACGCCGGAAGCCAAGATGCGCGGCTACAAGCCAGGGCGGTTCAGTTTCAACGTCAAGGGCGGCCGCTGTGAGGCCTGCCGCGGCGACGGCATTATCAAGATCGAGATGCACTTTTTGCCTGACGTGTATGTGCCCTGCGAGGTGTGCAAGGGGGCGCGCTATAACCGGGAGACGCTGGAAGTGAAGTATAAAGGGAAAAATATCGCCCAGGTCCTCGACATGGTGGTGGACGAGGCGGTGGAATTTTTCCAGAACATCCCCAAAATTCACCGCAAGCTGCAGATTTTGCAGGACGTCGGTCTTGGGTACATTAAACTGGGCCAGCCGGCGACCACCCTGTCCGGCGGCGAGGCCCAGCGGGTCAAACTGGCGACCGAGCTGGCCCGCCGCAGCAACGGTAAGACGTTGTATATCCTGGATGAGCCGACGACCGGCCTGCACACCGCCGACATTCACCGCCTGCTCGACGTGCTGCAGCGGCTGGTGGACGCCGGTGACACCGTTGTCGTGATTGAACATAACCTCGATGTCATTAAAACGGCCGACTATATTATCGACCTCGGCCCCGAAGGCGGCGTCCGCGGCGGCGCCATTGTCGCCCAGGGCACCCCGGAGGAAGTGGCCGAAGTGCCGGCGTCTTATACGGGGCAGTTTTTGCGGCCGGTGCTGGCCAAGGGGATCAGAGTTTAG
- the uvrC gene encoding excinuclease ABC subunit UvrC: MTESHQPCDGASELEQKLAHLPDKPGVYLMKDASGRIIYVGKAVNLKNRVRSYFQASRNHSPKVRAMVARIADLEYIITASEIEALILECNLIKKHRPKYNISLKDDKSYPYIKVTVNEAYPRVYATRKVQKDGASYFGPYTSAGAVHETLALLRKLFPLRTCRRLDARRPCLQFHIKRCLAPCSGRVDEDQYQAMIKAVCLFLEGRSDDVVKELKRRMEEAAENLEFEQAAQLRDQLAAVEKVREKQNIVTGSGDQDVIGLARSAAGACVQVFFIRSGKMVGRDHFLLTGSEEEDDAAVLTAFMKQYYSQATFIPREILLPLALDEQDLLADWLTSIKGSRVDVVTPQRGTKKDLVTMAAGNAAAVLEEQAAKIQADADATAGAVLELGEHLDLESPPERIECFDISHIQGAETVASMVVFEGGRPKKDEYRRYKLRTVEGKPDDFKSMQEVVGRRYRDADQGPLPDLIIIDGGKGQLNAALEVIRSLGLHDIPVVGLAKEFEHIFREGESDPVILPRHSQALYLVQRIRDEAHRFAITYHRKLRAKRNMVSVLDHIPGIGAKRRKALWDHFGSLAKIKAAAVDELAAVPGMTRPAAEAVYHFFRRKPGE; encoded by the coding sequence ATGACGGAATCTCATCAGCCATGTGACGGAGCATCCGAGCTGGAGCAGAAACTGGCCCACCTGCCTGACAAGCCGGGCGTTTACCTCATGAAGGACGCGAGTGGCCGCATTATTTACGTCGGCAAGGCGGTCAACCTGAAAAACCGGGTTCGCTCGTACTTTCAGGCCAGCCGCAACCACTCGCCGAAGGTGCGGGCGATGGTGGCCCGCATCGCCGACCTTGAATATATCATAACCGCTTCGGAGATCGAGGCCCTTATTCTCGAGTGCAACCTGATCAAAAAACACCGTCCCAAGTACAACATCAGCCTGAAAGACGACAAGAGCTATCCCTATATCAAAGTGACCGTCAACGAAGCCTATCCGCGGGTGTACGCCACCCGCAAGGTGCAGAAGGACGGGGCTAGCTATTTTGGTCCCTATACCAGTGCGGGCGCGGTTCACGAGACGCTGGCTCTGCTGCGCAAACTGTTTCCGCTGCGCACCTGCCGCCGCCTGGATGCCCGCCGGCCCTGCCTGCAGTTTCATATCAAGCGCTGCCTGGCGCCCTGCAGCGGCCGGGTGGATGAAGACCAGTACCAGGCGATGATTAAAGCCGTGTGCCTGTTTCTCGAAGGGCGCAGCGATGATGTGGTCAAGGAGCTCAAGCGCCGGATGGAGGAAGCGGCGGAAAACCTGGAATTTGAACAGGCGGCCCAGCTGCGCGACCAGCTGGCGGCGGTGGAAAAGGTGCGGGAAAAACAGAACATCGTTACCGGTAGCGGCGACCAGGACGTCATCGGCCTGGCCCGGTCGGCGGCGGGCGCCTGCGTGCAGGTCTTTTTCATCCGCAGCGGCAAGATGGTCGGCCGCGACCACTTCCTGCTCACTGGCAGCGAAGAGGAAGACGACGCCGCGGTGCTAACGGCGTTTATGAAGCAGTATTATAGCCAGGCCACCTTTATTCCCCGGGAAATTTTGCTGCCGCTGGCGCTGGACGAGCAGGATTTGCTGGCTGACTGGTTAACTAGTATAAAAGGGAGCCGCGTGGACGTGGTGACCCCGCAGCGGGGTACCAAGAAAGACTTGGTGACGATGGCCGCCGGCAATGCCGCCGCCGTGCTGGAGGAGCAGGCGGCCAAAATCCAGGCCGACGCCGACGCCACCGCCGGCGCCGTGCTGGAATTGGGCGAGCACCTCGACCTGGAGTCGCCGCCGGAGCGCATCGAATGTTTCGACATTTCCCACATCCAGGGGGCGGAAACGGTCGCTTCCATGGTGGTGTTCGAGGGGGGCCGCCCGAAAAAGGACGAATATCGCCGCTACAAATTGCGGACAGTGGAAGGCAAGCCCGATGATTTTAAGTCCATGCAGGAAGTGGTGGGGCGGCGGTACCGCGACGCCGACCAGGGGCCGTTGCCTGACCTGATCATTATCGACGGCGGCAAGGGTCAGCTCAACGCCGCCCTGGAGGTCATCCGCAGCCTGGGGCTGCATGACATCCCGGTCGTGGGTCTGGCCAAGGAATTCGAGCATATTTTCCGCGAGGGCGAGAGCGACCCGGTCATCCTGCCGCGCCATTCCCAGGCTTTATATTTGGTGCAGCGCATCCGCGACGAGGCGCACCGCTTCGCCATTACCTATCACCGGAAACTAAGGGCGAAACGCAATATGGTGTCGGTGCTGGACCATATTCCCGGCATTGGCGCCAAGCGGCGCAAAGCCCTTTGGGACCACTTCGGCAGCCTGGCCAAGATCAAGGCCGCCGCAGTGGATGAGCTGGCCGCCGTACCGGGCATGACCCGTCCGGCCGCCGAGGCCGTCTATCATTTCTTTCGCAGAAAACCCGGGGAGTAA
- the mobA gene encoding molybdenum cofactor guanylyltransferase, producing the protein MKLTGIVLAGGLSTRMGRDKATLPFSGSDLLHTVLARLAPVCDYLLVVSNVPREIRMPDVTVVPDKYPQCGPLAGMHAGLKASVTAYNFLVACDMPFLSSQAVAYMAGAAQGFDAAVPFIDGYYHPLHAIYHQNCLKHIELMLQAGNYRVLDFYPLVALRRIGAAELRRFDPELKTLDNINTPEDLAKLRQ; encoded by the coding sequence ATGAAACTGACCGGTATTGTGTTGGCCGGCGGCCTCAGTACCCGTATGGGCCGGGACAAGGCCACCCTGCCGTTTAGCGGCAGTGACCTTTTGCATACCGTGCTGGCCCGGCTGGCGCCGGTGTGCGACTATTTGCTGGTGGTCAGCAATGTGCCGCGGGAAATCCGTATGCCGGACGTGACCGTCGTGCCGGACAAGTACCCGCAGTGCGGGCCGCTGGCCGGGATGCACGCCGGCCTGAAGGCGTCGGTCACCGCTTATAACTTTCTTGTCGCCTGCGACATGCCCTTTCTCTCAAGCCAGGCCGTGGCGTATATGGCCGGAGCGGCGCAAGGGTTTGACGCGGCCGTGCCGTTTATCGACGGCTATTATCATCCGCTCCATGCCATCTACCACCAAAATTGCCTAAAGCATATCGAGCTGATGCTGCAGGCCGGCAATTACCGGGTGCTCGACTTTTACCCGCTCGTTGCGCTGCGCCGGATTGGCGCCGCCGAACTGCGCCGGTTTGACCCGGAGCTGAAAACGCTTGACAACATCAATACCCCGGAAGACCTCGCAAAATTAAGGCAATAA
- a CDS encoding LemA family protein, protein MKKTALIVIALVAIMVIMGISSYNGLVSLNESVNGKWSQIENQLQRRADLIPNLVNTVKGYAAHEQQAIAAVADARAKLAGAQGPAAKAQANAELNSALSRLLVVVENYPNLKADKNFRALMDELSGTENRIAVARKDYNDAVQAYNTKIRSFPTSIFAGMLGFGPKEYFKAEEGAKQVPKVQF, encoded by the coding sequence ATGAAAAAAACCGCGTTGATTGTCATTGCCCTGGTGGCAATAATGGTGATTATGGGTATATCCAGTTACAACGGACTGGTCAGTTTAAACGAAAGCGTTAACGGCAAATGGAGCCAGATTGAAAACCAGCTGCAGCGCCGGGCCGATCTGATTCCTAACCTGGTTAACACGGTCAAGGGTTACGCGGCCCATGAGCAGCAGGCCATTGCGGCGGTTGCCGACGCGCGGGCGAAACTGGCCGGTGCCCAGGGACCGGCGGCCAAAGCCCAGGCCAACGCCGAATTAAACAGCGCCTTGAGCCGGCTATTGGTCGTCGTGGAAAACTACCCCAACCTAAAGGCCGACAAAAATTTCCGGGCGCTGATGGATGAGCTGTCCGGCACGGAAAACCGCATCGCCGTGGCCAGAAAAGACTACAACGACGCCGTGCAGGCGTACAATACCAAGATCCGCTCTTTCCCCACCAGCATCTTTGCCGGCATGCTGGGCTTCGGGCCTAAGGAATATTTCAAGGCCGAAGAGGGTGCCAAACAAGTTCCGAAAGTGCAGTTTTAA
- a CDS encoding TPM domain-containing protein, with product MTKRLAWLVLGIYLLIAAVAWAQPQIPPAPTASIYIQDYAGVVSGDTKARINSLGSQLAAKTKAQVVVVTVKSLQGASIEDYALEILRRWGVGDKTLNNGVVMLVAVGDRQSRIEVGYGLEGALPDAKTGRIQDEYMIPYFQRGDYDKGILNGYLALVSEVAKEYNLELKTEAKPVPKQRAGDSSWWDTLPWWVKVLFAAGVLLLFIIDWLFFGGQITYLILALLFRRGGGGGGGYGGGGFGGGSGGGGGSSRRW from the coding sequence ATGACCAAAAGGCTGGCCTGGCTGGTACTGGGCATTTACCTTCTGATTGCTGCCGTAGCCTGGGCCCAGCCGCAAATCCCGCCCGCCCCGACAGCCAGCATCTATATCCAGGATTATGCCGGCGTCGTGTCTGGTGATACCAAAGCGCGCATTAACAGTCTGGGCAGCCAGCTGGCGGCCAAGACGAAGGCCCAGGTCGTCGTCGTCACCGTCAAGTCATTGCAGGGCGCGTCGATTGAGGACTATGCCCTGGAAATTTTGCGGCGGTGGGGCGTGGGCGATAAAACGCTGAATAACGGCGTCGTCATGCTGGTGGCGGTCGGCGACCGGCAGTCGCGCATCGAAGTGGGCTACGGCCTGGAGGGGGCGCTGCCTGACGCGAAGACCGGGCGTATCCAGGACGAATACATGATCCCCTATTTTCAGCGGGGCGACTATGACAAAGGTATTTTAAACGGCTACCTGGCCTTGGTCAGCGAGGTGGCGAAAGAATACAACCTGGAACTGAAGACCGAGGCCAAGCCGGTACCTAAGCAGCGCGCCGGCGACAGCTCCTGGTGGGACACGCTGCCCTGGTGGGTAAAAGTCCTGTTTGCTGCCGGGGTGCTGCTTTTATTTATTATTGACTGGCTATTTTTCGGCGGCCAAATCACCTACCTCATTCTGGCCCTGCTCTTCCGCCGCGGCGGAGGCGGCGGTGGCGGCTACGGAGGCGGCGGCTTCGGCGGCGGATCCGGCGGAGGCGGCGGATCCAGCCGGCGTTGGTAA
- the rd gene encoding rubredoxin — translation MDKWECTVCGYVYDEAAGDLDHGIAPGTKFEDIPDDWVCPTCGIGKDMFEKK, via the coding sequence ATGGACAAATGGGAATGCACAGTGTGCGGCTATGTATACGATGAGGCGGCCGGCGACCTCGACCACGGCATTGCCCCCGGCACAAAGTTCGAGGACATCCCCGACGACTGGGTGTGCCCCACCTGCGGTATCGGCAAGGATATGTTCGAGAAAAAATAG
- a CDS encoding DUF3231 family protein gives MTIMDKINSVTRAAAQVMLDKEAVNYLEAGSMYGIIAQGRYNMAVLSVLYNHAQDSELKELIKEAIEDLTKLTIERCEALMKAGDAEIPVFDWTERKLHDHLDIPADARLTDAEIAATIGTLAKGAQMACLSALHQSYQLEIGTMFRERLDAGLDWNYRLLQLMLKRGWLPHLAKVTH, from the coding sequence ATGACAATCATGGACAAGATAAACTCCGTTACCCGCGCCGCCGCTCAGGTCATGTTGGACAAAGAGGCTGTCAACTACCTGGAAGCAGGCAGCATGTACGGCATCATCGCGCAAGGCCGATACAATATGGCCGTCCTTAGTGTACTGTATAACCACGCTCAGGATTCGGAACTGAAAGAGCTCATTAAAGAGGCGATCGAAGACCTGACCAAACTGACTATCGAGCGCTGCGAAGCGCTGATGAAGGCAGGCGATGCCGAGATTCCCGTTTTTGACTGGACGGAGCGCAAGCTGCACGACCATTTGGACATCCCGGCCGACGCCCGCTTAACCGACGCGGAGATCGCCGCCACGATCGGCACGCTGGCCAAAGGGGCTCAGATGGCCTGCTTGTCGGCCCTGCATCAATCCTATCAGCTGGAAATCGGCACCATGTTCCGCGAACGCCTTGACGCCGGTCTGGACTGGAACTACCGTCTGCTGCAGCTCATGCTGAAGCGCGGCTGGCTCCCTCATCTCGCCAAAGTCACACACTAA
- a CDS encoding alpha-hydroxy-acid oxidizing protein — MDWQTLKAQAREKFRGACRVCPTCNGIACAGEVPGMGGLGTGAAFRNNVEALAGFRLNLRTIHNVHSPKLSCRILGIDLAMPVIAAAIGGIGFNMNGAMTEEDYAAAIVAGCRQAGTVGMTGDGPKPEVFEAGIKAMAAGHGPAIPIIKPRDAAKIVEMANRAAAAGAPAFGIDIDAAALINMTNAGQKVGPKTQDELAYIKRHTTIPFIVKGIMTPDEAEACCAAGVDAIVVSNHGGRALDHTPGTAQVLPYIAEMVKGKITILVDGGIRSGADILKMLALGADAVLIGRPLAIGAVGGGADGVATVLNKLAGELRAAMVLTGTADVAAVKEDIIW; from the coding sequence ATGGATTGGCAAACACTAAAAGCACAAGCACGGGAAAAATTCCGCGGCGCCTGCCGCGTCTGCCCAACCTGCAACGGAATAGCCTGCGCCGGTGAAGTGCCGGGGATGGGCGGACTGGGCACCGGCGCCGCTTTTCGCAATAATGTGGAGGCGTTGGCTGGGTTCCGCCTTAATTTGCGCACCATCCACAATGTTCATTCGCCCAAGCTGTCCTGCCGCATCCTGGGGATTGATCTGGCCATGCCCGTCATTGCCGCGGCGATCGGGGGCATCGGCTTCAATATGAACGGCGCCATGACGGAAGAAGATTATGCCGCCGCCATTGTGGCCGGCTGCCGCCAAGCCGGGACCGTCGGCATGACCGGTGACGGGCCGAAGCCTGAGGTGTTTGAAGCCGGGATCAAGGCCATGGCCGCCGGGCATGGACCGGCGATTCCCATTATTAAACCCCGCGACGCGGCCAAAATCGTGGAAATGGCCAACCGGGCGGCCGCGGCCGGGGCGCCGGCGTTCGGCATCGACATTGACGCCGCCGCCTTGATTAATATGACCAACGCCGGCCAAAAAGTGGGGCCGAAAACGCAGGACGAGCTGGCGTATATTAAGCGGCATACAACTATTCCGTTTATTGTCAAGGGCATCATGACCCCTGACGAGGCCGAGGCCTGCTGCGCCGCCGGCGTCGATGCCATCGTCGTGTCCAACCACGGCGGCCGGGCCCTGGACCATACGCCCGGCACGGCCCAGGTGCTGCCCTATATTGCCGAAATGGTGAAAGGGAAAATCACCATCCTGGTGGACGGCGGCATCCGCAGCGGCGCCGATATTCTCAAGATGCTGGCTTTGGGGGCGGATGCCGTGCTGATTGGCCGGCCGCTGGCCATTGGCGCCGTAGGCGGCGGCGCGGACGGTGTCGCCACTGTTCTCAATAAACTGGCCGGCGAACTGCGGGCCGCGATGGTCCTCACCGGAACGGCGGACGTCGCGGCCGTGAAGGAAGATATTATCTGGTAA
- the hisC gene encoding histidinol-phosphate transaminase translates to MTAIHIEPRPAVHQLRAFTPDLPDRTVGELRRLLGLDEVIKLSFNESPYGPSPRVAEALQQAARYVHWYHDPEGKELREKLAARYGVGSEQIFLANGADEAITLIAQAYLSPGDEAVIPAPTFGACAFSTRLVGATPVFVPVRQDLAIDLAAMAQAVTPRTKLVYLCNPNNPTGMMTGGDELRRFVAGLPEHVVVLIDEAYAEFVTDPAYLSGISLLPDHANVVAVRTFSKIYGMAALRLGYGIARPELVATVNRVRNPFNVNFLAHMAALAALADDDFHRLVAARNAEQRRRLTDAFTAMGWQVCPSQTNFLFADTGQDSAALCLALARQGIIIRPGHGWQRPSFVRITVGSPEQNDKLLAALRQLCGQ, encoded by the coding sequence ATGACCGCTATTCATATCGAGCCGCGGCCGGCGGTTCATCAGCTAAGGGCCTTTACGCCGGACCTGCCTGACCGGACGGTGGGGGAACTGCGCCGGCTGCTCGGGTTGGACGAAGTTATCAAGCTGTCGTTTAATGAAAGTCCGTACGGGCCTTCGCCGCGCGTGGCCGAAGCCCTGCAGCAGGCCGCCCGGTATGTCCACTGGTACCACGACCCGGAAGGCAAGGAACTCAGGGAAAAACTGGCCGCCCGCTACGGCGTCGGCAGCGAGCAGATCTTTCTTGCTAACGGCGCCGACGAGGCGATTACCCTTATTGCCCAGGCCTACCTTTCCCCCGGCGACGAGGCGGTAATCCCGGCGCCCACCTTTGGCGCCTGCGCCTTTTCCACTCGCCTGGTCGGAGCCACGCCCGTGTTTGTCCCGGTGCGGCAAGACCTGGCGATTGATCTGGCGGCCATGGCCCAAGCGGTGACGCCGCGGACCAAACTGGTCTACCTGTGCAATCCCAATAATCCTACCGGCATGATGACGGGCGGCGACGAGCTGCGGCGCTTTGTCGCCGGCCTGCCAGAGCACGTCGTCGTCCTTATTGACGAGGCCTATGCCGAGTTTGTCACCGATCCGGCCTACTTGTCCGGCATTTCCCTTTTGCCCGACCACGCCAACGTCGTCGCTGTCCGCACTTTCTCCAAGATTTACGGGATGGCGGCGCTTCGCCTCGGGTATGGTATCGCCCGGCCCGAGCTGGTGGCCACGGTAAACAGGGTGCGCAATCCCTTTAACGTCAACTTCCTGGCCCATATGGCGGCGTTGGCGGCCCTGGCCGATGACGACTTTCACCGCCTGGTGGCCGCCCGCAACGCCGAGCAGCGCCGGCGGCTGACCGACGCGTTCACGGCAATGGGCTGGCAGGTTTGTCCTTCCCAGACCAATTTCCTGTTCGCCGATACCGGACAGGACAGTGCGGCCCTTTGCCTGGCGCTGGCCCGACAAGGAATAATTATACGGCCGGGACATGGCTGGCAGCGGCCGAGTTTTGTCCGCATCACGGTGGGCAGTCCTGAGCAAAACGATAAACTTTTGGCGGCGCTCCGCCAATTATGCGGACAGTAA
- a CDS encoding ABC transporter substrate-binding protein: MRKKVVALLLAAVMVAVLVAGCGSTNKPAAQQPAAKEPIKIALPTFTGYGPLLVAKEKGFFKNKGLDVEIQIIDGLGERKQALMANKIHGMATALDVSVTMAGDGVPIKILWAFDTSNGADGILVKNNKGISSVADLKGKEIALPEAATSHFFLLNVLDKAGMSDKDVKIVNMTAGEAGAAFVAGKVDAAVTWEPWLTKGAKADGKVLASTKDLPGIIVDVVFLREDFVKAHPDQVQAFVAALKEATDFMMTNKDEAYKIIANGFKMKPEEISADMETLKFYGLNENIAFFGTPDKPGPIYDVTKKAGQFYFDKKKISKVPNPADMIDASFLSKLK, from the coding sequence ATGCGTAAAAAAGTTGTAGCGCTTTTGCTCGCGGCGGTGATGGTCGCGGTTTTGGTTGCCGGCTGCGGCTCGACCAATAAACCGGCCGCCCAACAACCGGCGGCCAAAGAGCCGATTAAAATCGCCCTGCCGACCTTTACCGGCTACGGTCCGCTGCTGGTAGCCAAAGAAAAGGGTTTCTTCAAAAACAAGGGACTGGATGTGGAGATCCAGATCATCGACGGTCTGGGCGAACGCAAACAGGCGCTGATGGCCAATAAGATTCACGGGATGGCCACCGCTCTTGACGTTTCGGTTACCATGGCGGGCGACGGCGTGCCGATCAAAATCTTGTGGGCTTTTGACACTTCCAACGGCGCCGACGGTATTTTGGTGAAAAACAATAAAGGTATTAGCAGCGTCGCCGACCTGAAGGGCAAGGAGATTGCCCTGCCGGAAGCGGCTACCAGCCACTTCTTCCTCCTCAATGTTCTGGATAAAGCCGGCATGTCCGACAAAGACGTGAAAATCGTCAACATGACGGCCGGCGAAGCCGGCGCCGCCTTTGTGGCCGGCAAAGTCGACGCCGCGGTAACCTGGGAGCCCTGGCTGACCAAAGGCGCCAAGGCGGACGGCAAGGTGCTGGCAAGCACGAAAGACCTGCCCGGCATCATCGTTGACGTCGTCTTTCTGCGGGAAGACTTCGTGAAGGCCCATCCGGACCAAGTTCAGGCGTTCGTAGCGGCCCTCAAGGAAGCGACCGATTTCATGATGACTAATAAGGACGAGGCCTATAAGATTATCGCCAACGGTTTCAAGATGAAGCCGGAGGAAATCAGCGCCGACATGGAGACTCTCAAGTTCTACGGCCTGAATGAGAACATCGCTTTCTTCGGCACGCCGGATAAACCCGGTCCGATTTATGACGTAACCAAGAAAGCCGGTCAGTTCTATTTTGACAAAAAGAAAATAAGCAAGGTGCCGAACCCGGCGGATATGATTGACGCAAGTTTTCTGAGCAAGTTAAAATAG